From Nitrospinota bacterium:
TGTTTGAGTATGATCATAAAATACAACGGGTTAAAAGATGGAGGTTAGCGCGGACATTCTTTATCAAGTTTCTGCATCTTTGTTTGAGTTACCAGGGGAAAGGTGGTTTAATCGACGGCGATATGGAATTAATTACTCGATGGAAAAGAGCCGGGGTGTTCATCGCGGGCTCACTCCTTATCGGGATCCACTATGCGATCTTCTCCCAATTTTTTCCGAATTCAAACGGCACGCTGGGGCATGACTACAGCTATTTTTTACCTTCACTGCTGGACGGATATTTCTGGTATTCGGTAAACGGAATATTCTCTATACCGTGGTTTACCCCATCATTTTGCGGAGGTGTTCCGAATTTTCCGAATCCGCAAAATACATTTTTTTCGATACCCCAGTTCCTGACAATATTCGTTAATCCGCTTGAAAGCGTAAAGATGACACTTTTGATCTTCGCGACGATCGGATTCTGGGGATTTTATTTTTTGCTGAAGGATATTTTTCATACGGGGAGGATGACGGCTATCCTCGGTGCCGCACTATTTCTGTTCAACGGCTTTTTTTCACACAGGATGCTTATCGGCCATCTCACTTTTCATCTGTTCATGATCTTTCCGGTGATCGCTTATTTTATTTTAAACCGGTCAGGCGGTCCGGGCGGCAAACTTCATCGCGGAGCCATCACGGATATATCAATAGCAGGGTTCCTGATTTCGATGATAATTTTTTCCGGAGGGTTCCAGCTTCTTTTTCAGATAGTGTATGCCCTTTTCGCTTTCTTGGTCATATACCTCCTGTCTCGGAAGGGGGAGGGGGATCCGGCTGTACTGATCCTCAAACTCTTTTCATCGCTGATACTTGCCTTCTTTTTATCGTCACCGAAGTGGCTCGCCTCTATTTATTACGTTAATAATGTGCCGAGAACCCTTTATCCGCTCCCAGGGATACCGGATTTTTCGTCTCTTTCGGCGGTTCTTTTGAAATCGCTTTTTTGGGAGCCTGCGGACAAGTTGGCCCGCGTTTCGATGGTGAATTACAGGTGGATATTGGAAAGACATGAGTTCGAGTTCGGGATAACGGTAGTACCCGCGCTGATCCTGATTGCGGTAGCGTTTAAGAGTCTTTTTAACATGTATAAATGGAAGGCGCTTCCCGTGATTGGGAAAAGGGAGCTTGCGTATGCAGGGATCCTGGCGGCAATGATGCTGTTCCCTCTCCTTTTGAATTACTATTCGCCAGCATGGAACGCGATTTTGAAAAGTGTTCCGGTACTGAAAAATTTCAATAATAATTTCAGGTGGTTTTGCGTATATATTCCGACAATTATTCTTGCCGCCTCGGTTTTGATCGAGAGATTTGAAATGCCGGAAAAGTTAAAGACCGGGATGATCCTCCTCTGCCTGGCGGTAATCGCCGGTAGCAATATTGGCGAAGAGAGGGAGTTCTACAAATCCCAGCAGTATATCTTTCCCGAAATTATAGAAAGTTATGACAACGTAAAAGCTGAAACATGGTCCCCTGTAATAACGAATATAATCGTCTTGATGGGCAAGGACGGAAAGATGATAAGGCCTGTCCACAGAAACAATTATCTGACTCAAGGTTTTTCATTCCTTGAATGTTACGAGCCGATGTTCGGCTATTTTCTGGAAAATCTTCCGCTAAAGCAGTTGCACCCCGGGCATGTTACCGACAATGTAGATGGTGCATATAACGTTAAAAACCCGGCGTGCTATGTATTCCCCGAGGAGAACGGCTGTTCGCCAGGAGATCATCTCAAGGAAGGGGAGGAACAGGAGGCGGAAAAGTTCCTGTCGTTTAAGGAATATGAGTTCAGGATATCCACGGCTCAAAAGACAGCCAACTTCTCCAGCCTGGTTTTGCATCTGCTATTGATATTCTATCTCGCAACAGTATCTATCTTGGCGGTGAGAAAGGTTGAGCCGGAAAGAGGGAGTAAGGGGATGGATCAGTAATGGTACTGAATGCCGGCTGAAACATTCAGGATCTCATAGTTGTATCTGTAGAAAGTTTCGTATTGGTTGTTTGAATTTGCCCTCAGGTGATTTAGGAGAAATCCGGTGGTGAGGTTGTCGTTGACGCTGTAATACGCACCGACCATGATCATATGCGTATTGTCCAGTTCCTTGATGTCCGTTAATACGCCGTTCGCGTCTCTCGTCAGTCGTTCGGTAAAAGTGACCCTTGAGATGAGGACGGAGGCTTTCAGCGTCAAAGGCTTTCCATTTTCAAGCATCATGGAGTATGTGAGGCCGGGCGTCATGGAGTAGCTGTCGTTGCCGTAGTAGTTTTTATGAAAAACGATGTTTGGAAGCGTCCCTTCGGCGAGGTTCTGGTTGCTCTCGGTTTTCCCGACGGACCAATCAAGATCCATTGAGACGGAACCCTCCTTCCTGTAGGAAAAAGAGCCTGATACAAGATAGTCCGTATCCTTCTGCTTGTCACCGCTTCGCTCGCCGGTTTCCAGCTCAATTTTTTTATCTATGTATGATTTGGCCAGCTGTGAGACCGAGAGGGAGTAGGAGAGGCCGGAGTTTCTTATTACGTCATATCCCGCTATCAGGAGCATGGCGTTTTGATCTTTCTCCTTCTCCTCCAGGTCGCCGAGGCCTGCCTGGGTGTAGAGCGATATGAAGTGCGGATATTCACGCTTGTAATACTGAAGTCCAAACGAGACAGTTCTCTTTTCGTCGTCAGACTCGTTGACGATGTAAACACCGTTAAAACCCCCGCCGTTGTCGTTGTAGTCATATAGCCCCTTGTACCAGTTTTCATCCGTTGTCTCCTTGGAGAGCACCTGTGTCCTGAAAGCAAGAACGTTGAGAGTGAGTTTGTCGGAGTATTCATGGCGGAGCGTGGGGGTTAAGCTGTTAGTCATGGTTTCTGAGGCTATCCTTGAGCCGCGGTCTTCCACGAATGCCTGTTTCTCGTGTGCGTATGCGCCGCTATAAAGGCCAATGATCACATTTTTATCATTGAGCCTGTAGGTAGGGGCGAGAGTGGCGTTGGCGTTTCCACCAAGTATGTTGGAGCCGCCGTCGAGATTGGAGATTGTCAGGAAGAATTGTGTGTCTGCCAGAAACAGGAATTTGTCGTTATTCCCCTCCTGCGCCGCAGCATTATGCCATGGTGCGACCGCGATAATGAACGAGGCGAGCGCAAACGTGTAAAGGTTTATCCGCCCACGTTTCCGGCCAGAAAAATCGAATTCGGATTTTGGATTAACCCGTTCCCTGTACAACTCTTACCCCCACCCTTGAAAATTTCTATTTCAGGTTACATATTCTATGCGAAGTCGCTCAATACGCAAACCCTGGAAATATTCAAGGGCGGAGAAGCAAGTTTCCTAATCGGCCCAAGCCATATTCGACAGTGGTATGTAGATCAAGTCGACAGGGGCACCAAGCAAACTCGAATTCGTGCCGTTTGAGAACCTGAACTCAAGATTGTTTTCTTTACCAATGCTTATGCCATCCTTGCTATCACCTTTGGTATTAACGCCCAGACCCATCCAGACATCGCTTATCTCGCCGACATCACCGCCGGTTTTTCCGGTATCACCATCACCAATGACATACAGCGCAACATTAATTGTGGATGTATTTCTGCCATCGATTATGTTGTAGCTGAAACCAGAACCTGTATTGTTGCCTCTCGAATAGGTGCCCGTACCTTTGGAGCTAAGTGTGTAGCTGTTGCCGTTTATGGTGAGTTCCTCGCTATTGATATTCTGAGATGATTTGCTGATGCCGTCAAATCCTCTTGTCTCGGTGATCGAGTCGTCGTTGTGGCTGAACTTCACGCTCATGGTGTCAAGTTCGTACTGGCTGTCGTTGGAGATGGCGCCTTCGCTGGCGTTCAGGTAGTCACCCCACGGCATGTCAAAAATACCTTTTCCTGTCGGCACATCGTCGTTGAAGGCGGTTTTCCAATCCATGACCGTAAGGTCTGCCGAGCCACCGCTACCGCTTCTGGAGTTTACGTTTACCACCTGAACCGTTTTGGAGTCAGGGCGAACCACATACTGTTGCGCCCGTACACGGTCGCCATTGGCGTCCTTCAATACCCTGCCTGCCTTTGCATCGGCGGCCTTGGTCAAGATGGCATCCCTATCCCTGATATCATCCGCCTTATCCGCTTCGTCAATCGAGGACCAGAGATCTTTTCTGATATTATTATCGCCCGGTTCAGCGATCACCTTAATGATCTCCTTGTTCAGGAGATCTACATCGGCTGTGATGCCGGAGGAGGAGCCGTCGCCGGCAGAGCCGCCACTGCTGGTACCGCTATCGCTTCCTGAGCCATCTCTTGATGAATCACTACCGGAGTCATCCCTGGAGGTGTCTCTGTCTGAGTCGTCGCCTCTGTTATCGGCAACATCCTGATCCTTAGAATCACGGTTCTTTTTGGTCTCGTTGGTGCGGCTGACCTGATCCTTTTTGGACTCGTCTTTTTTGCTATCCCTTTTGTCGTCCTTTTGAGCTACGTCGTACCTCTTGTCCTTCTTGCTCTCTTTTTTGCTGTCGCCGGAATCTTTTCTGTCATTGCTTGCAGACTTGTCCGATTTATCCTTGCTGTCGCTTTTATCGTCAGATTTCCCTTTATCCTTTGAAGCGCTCCTGCTGTCGGAATCTTCATCATCCTTTTTGTCGGCTTTTTTCTTATCGCTGTCGGAATCCTCGTCACCCTTGTCGGCCTTTTTGGAATCTTCGTCATCGCTATCCTTGGCCTTTTCCTTACTGCTCTGTTCGGCGGCCACTACAAGCCCCTTGTTGGAGACAACTGCCTTGGCATCCTCGGCTGTAACGGTACCGCCGCCTGTTACCTTTATCGGTTTTTGCACGGTAGTATTTTTAACGGCCTTGGCTACCTCTTCCTTCGGCGCTTTGGCTGCCTTCTCAGGAGCGGCTGATGTGTTAACGGTGGTTACCTGCTCGCCGCCGACCATTACTTCCCCTTTTCTCGCCATCGCGGGATTGGAGGATTTCACGCCTACGAGCCCTTCAAGTGTAAGAACCTTGGTCTTTCCGTCTTTACCAACCGACACCACGAACTCGGTGCCGCGGACGCCGATAACGGCGGTCGGGGTCTTCACTTCAAAATCTGTATTCTTGGATTCAAGTTTCGAGGCTTTTACGCGGATGTTTCCGTATGCAACCTCGACTATCGTTTTCCTGGTCTGTTTTGCCGGGTCGAAGATCATTTCGTTTATGACAAGGGATGTGTCCTCGCCCAGTGTCAGTACTGATTTGTCGTCGAATTCCAGCTCAAGCCTTGACTCTTCATCGGTCTCGGCTACGTCCCTGAAAAGAACAGATTCGGTGCCGGTTACCTTCACAGACTGTTTGGTCCGTGCGCGCTCGAAAACAACCGAGCCTTCGAAGCTCTTTATCAGGCCGATATCGTCCTTGTCTATTACTCCGAACTCCTTGAGGAAATATTTCTTCTCGATGGTGGAGCCGTCCGCTTTTCCGGAGATGAAGGTATATGTGAGGTCAATCATCTGGAGTCTTGTAAGGGGTTCATTGGCTATCTCGGGAGTGAGGAGGTTTATCCCGTCCTTCTGCATAGCCGCGGCTACGCTTGTGTAGATCTTATCCTTCGCCATTTTGGCAGCGTTTTTCGGGACGAATCGGTTTTTTGAGTGTTCTTTC
This genomic window contains:
- a CDS encoding FecR family protein codes for the protein MLARWGNFHKVILPALLMVLLPLFTASAATTSGKKSITVSEYVNLLAKEHSKNRFVPKNAAKMAKDKIYTSVAAAMQKDGINLLTPEIANEPLTRLQMIDLTYTFISGKADGSTIEKKYFLKEFGVIDKDDIGLIKSFEGSVVFERARTKQSVKVTGTESVLFRDVAETDEESRLELEFDDKSVLTLGEDTSLVINEMIFDPAKQTRKTIVEVAYGNIRVKASKLESKNTDFEVKTPTAVIGVRGTEFVVSVGKDGKTKVLTLEGLVGVKSSNPAMARKGEVMVGGEQVTTVNTSAAPEKAAKAPKEEVAKAVKNTTVQKPIKVTGGGTVTAEDAKAVVSNKGLVVAAEQSSKEKAKDSDDEDSKKADKGDEDSDSDKKKADKKDDEDSDSRSASKDKGKSDDKSDSKDKSDKSASNDRKDSGDSKKESKKDKRYDVAQKDDKRDSKKDESKKDQVSRTNETKKNRDSKDQDVADNRGDDSDRDTSRDDSGSDSSRDGSGSDSGTSSGGSAGDGSSSGITADVDLLNKEIIKVIAEPGDNNIRKDLWSSIDEADKADDIRDRDAILTKAADAKAGRVLKDANGDRVRAQQYVVRPDSKTVQVVNVNSRSGSGGSADLTVMDWKTAFNDDVPTGKGIFDMPWGDYLNASEGAISNDSQYELDTMSVKFSHNDDSITETRGFDGISKSSQNINSEELTINGNSYTLSSKGTGTYSRGNNTGSGFSYNIIDGRNTSTINVALYVIGDGDTGKTGGDVGEISDVWMGLGVNTKGDSKDGISIGKENNLEFRFSNGTNSSLLGAPVDLIYIPLSNMAWAD